Proteins co-encoded in one Corylus avellana chromosome ca9, CavTom2PMs-1.0 genomic window:
- the LOC132191411 gene encoding cyclin-T1-5-like: MDEDDLIERELEDGVELAVEDEKNKRDRRQSWSKYENLDNEEIGDGNHLSIKGQSSRGLEVVENAEEGEMLDEASPILNSRKRKGGSPLERQLEGKKRHDYNHDSIEDGHRMSRVSYGDREHRRHSQENHL; the protein is encoded by the coding sequence ATGGACGAGGATGATCTGATTGAGAGGGAACTAGAAGATGGTGTTGAATTGGCAGTAGAGGACGAGAAAAACAAGCGTGATAGAAGGCAAAGCTGGTCAAAATATGAGAATTTAGATAATGAGGAAATTGGAGATGGAAACCACTTGAGCATAAAGGGGCAATCGTCAAGGGGATTGGAAGTGGTGGAGAATGCAGAAGAGGGAGAGATGTTAGATGAGGCTTCACCTATTTTGAACAGCCGTAAGAGAAAAGGCGGAAGTCCACTGGAGAGGCAGTTAGAGGGGAAGAAGAGGCACGATTACAACCACGACTCAATAGAAGATGGACACAGGATGAGTCGGGTTAGTTATGGAGATAGGGAGCACAGAAGGCATTCTCAGGAGAATCATTTGTGA